One Neoarius graeffei isolate fNeoGra1 chromosome 16, fNeoGra1.pri, whole genome shotgun sequence DNA segment encodes these proteins:
- the plekho1a gene encoding pleckstrin homology domain-containing family O member 1-A produces MKKSHLVKRGVQDAAPLSSQPDKVGWIRKFCGKGIFREIWRNRFVMLKGDHLYIFEKEMRNNGKTHEVFDLAEYERSEEVRKAKSHSKKNHSKFTLLRYRQPGACTPNLVFLAVSPEEKESWINVLNTAITRAKNRILDEVTIEEDNLLSHPTRDRAKIPLGRRLPTRGHLMAVASTSSDGMLTLDLVHEEDTGMLEYDHAVWVKDHRGNLDLLAPARKRAGTDASRPRETLVESRVKTSSLPRESELSWSHQSQTQTPQQEKDHAALGRSHCGSLDNTMSHLQDLITQRLQRTQELLVEIQGQEPQRGQMGCYPHLRGIDSPWLCHLKGSDSPQSKSSSSRSSSHGKSTDSPSRIKAKDSPSSKIKESPRVKRKDSPHSKSSKSPHSKDQFHSKSVDSPDSKASCSPSTKCIDLTHIKGSESPISAGNNSPYSKTVDSPSLWLLSSPHCKRMKDMDTFPELLDWESRRAATEQLLHEAILSWEEARDVLAEVKELQARQKQAEQNQTPAPSTLSQDNKQGTT; encoded by the exons ATGAAGAAGAGCCATCTGGTTAAAAGG ggTGTTCAGGATGCTGCGCCGCTGTCCTCACAGCCAGACAAAGTGGGTTGGATCCGCAAGTTCTGTGGCAAAGGCATTTTCAGAGAAATCTGGAGAAATCGTTTTGTGATGCTGAAGGGTGACCATCTGTATATTTTCGAAAAAGAG ATGAGGAATAACGGTAAAACACATGAAGTGTTTGACCTGGCTGAGTACGAGCGATCGGAAGAGGTGCGCAAAGCCAAGAGTCACAGCAAGAAGAACCACAGCAAGTTCACTCTGTTGCGTTACCGACAGCCTGGGGCCTgt ACTCCCAATCTTGTGTTCTTGGCTGTTAGTCCAGAGGAAAAGGAGTCTTGGATCAATGTTCTGAACACAGCCATTACAAGAGCCAAGAACCGCATTCTGGATGAG GTTACAATTGAGGAGGACAACCTGTTGTCTCATCCAACACGTGACCGCGCCAAGATCCCACTTGGGCGCCGCTTGCCCACCCGGGGTCATCTTATGGCTGTG GCCTCGACCTCTTCAGATGGGATGCTGACTCTTGACCTTGTGCATGAGGAGGACACTGGCATGCTGGAATATGATCATGCTGTGTGGGTAAAGGACCACCGGGGAAACCTTGACTTGCTGGCCCCTGCACGAAAGCGTGCTGGCACTGATGCCTCCAGACCCCGAGAGACCCTTGTGGAGAGCAGAGTAAAGACCAGCAGCCTGCCCCGTGAGAGTGAACTTTCCTGGAGCCACCAGAGCCAGACTCAAACCCCCCAGCAAGAGAAGGATCATGCAGCCCTGGGAAGAAGTCACTGTGGCTCACTAGACAACACCATGAGCCACCTTCAAGACCTAATCACCCAACGGCTACAGAGGACCCAGGAACTACTGGTGGAGATACAGGGGCAGGAACCCCAAAGAGGACAAATGGGTTGCTACCCCCATCTAAGGGGCATAGACTCCCCATGGCTGTGCCATTTAAAGGGCTCAGATTCCCCCCAATCTAAGAGTTCCAGCTCCCGCAGCTCATCTCATGGAAAAAGCACAGACTCTCCCTCCCGAATTAAAGCCAAAGATTCTCCCAGCTCTAAAATAAAGGAATCACCTCGTGTCAAAAGGAAGGATTCCCCTCATTCAAAGTCCTCAAAGTCACCTCACTCCAAGGACCAGTTCCATTCAAAGAGTGTTGATTCACCTGATTCAAAGGCTTCCTGCTCACCCAGTACAAAATGCATTGATCTGACCCATATCAAGGGTTCAGAGTCACCCATTTCTGCTGGCAACAATTCACCCTATTCAAAGACTGTTGACTCACCCAGTTTGTGGCTTTTGAGTTCGCCCCATTGTAAAAGGATGAAGGACATGGACACATTTCCTGAGTTGCTGGACTGGGAGAGCAGGAGGGCAGCGACTGAACAGTTGCTACATGAAGCAATCTTGTCATGGGAGGAAGCAAGGGACGTTCTGGCCGAGGTGAAGGAGCTCCAGGCTAGGCAGAAGCAAGCAGAGCAGAACCAAACTCCAGCCCCTTCAACACTCTCACAGGATAACAAGCAGGGAACCACCTGA